Proteins encoded by one window of Cyclobacteriaceae bacterium:
- a CDS encoding PfkB family carbohydrate kinase, whose product MKRIAVLGPIPRDHIVTHNGDLIQKWGCITHPVIALSIMAGEELEIYPVAHVRKVDVDNVREVFSGYRGINMKYITSKNDQGDIISLKFLDMNNRMERQTGFMDPILPEDVKDILNSDVFVFVPISDYEISLDTLKYIKSKSKGTIIFDAHGPTTACLFNGERQRKFWIDRDQWLPYIDVLKMNLEEAHASWFKKEYETSDYTDTSHLDRVELLKFATHCLNHGVQCVYITADSTGCLVYYKEKDKVIETMVPAVKVKEVIDTTGCGDSFAGGVGYGLLEDPTNYIKAAQYGNTLGALRTQGKTFNVFKPLAEVKDIMRNTYEV is encoded by the coding sequence ATGAAGCGTATAGCGGTTTTAGGCCCCATTCCCCGAGATCATATTGTAACGCACAATGGTGATTTAATACAAAAATGGGGATGCATTACCCACCCTGTCATAGCCTTGTCCATCATGGCAGGCGAGGAGCTTGAGATTTATCCGGTAGCACATGTACGAAAAGTTGATGTAGATAATGTGCGGGAAGTTTTTTCCGGATATAGGGGAATTAATATGAAGTACATAACCTCCAAAAATGATCAGGGTGATATCATCAGTCTGAAGTTTCTAGATATGAATAACCGCATGGAACGCCAAACCGGCTTCATGGATCCGATTTTACCTGAAGATGTGAAGGATATTTTGAATAGTGATGTATTTGTGTTTGTTCCAATAAGCGATTATGAAATTTCCTTAGATACGTTAAAGTACATTAAAAGCAAAAGTAAGGGCACCATCATATTTGATGCACACGGCCCAACTACAGCCTGCTTGTTTAATGGCGAGCGTCAACGCAAATTCTGGATTGATCGCGATCAGTGGCTACCGTATATCGATGTATTGAAGATGAATCTGGAAGAAGCACATGCTTCCTGGTTTAAAAAGGAATACGAAACCAGTGACTATACGGATACTTCTCATCTCGATCGGGTTGAGTTACTGAAGTTTGCTACGCATTGCCTGAATCATGGTGTGCAGTGTGTATATATCACAGCCGACTCAACCGGTTGCCTTGTATACTATAAAGAAAAAGATAAGGTGATTGAAACAATGGTTCCGGCCGTAAAGGTAAAGGAGGTGATTGACACTACCGGTTGTGGCGATTCATTTGCCGGAGGTGTGGGGTATGGCTTATTAGAAGATCCAACCAACTACATCAAAGCGGCTCAATATGGAAATACATTAGGTGCGCTTCGCACACAGGGAAAAACGTTTAATGTATTTAAGCCATTGGCGGAAGTGAAGGATATTATGCGCAACACCTACGAGGTGTAG
- a CDS encoding ROK family protein has protein sequence MRKQLWGIDLGGTKVEGAIMTSSSSKETIFRDRVPTEANLGYEHVLHQIGKLVDMMEKSVGYRPDSIGIGTPGTMDPHTGLFKNSNSTVLNFKPLKQDLESLLKMKVITANDANCFALAETRLGVVQERFPNAEVVFGVIMGTGCGGGIVVNNKVINGLQGIAGEWGHNFLDESGGQCYCGKIGCVENIIAGPALERFYHQQSGQVLKLKDIYDRYQEGRDPKAIQTINRLHEMFGKALSVVINILDPDVIVIGGGVGNIPTLYDKGIEHLKKYVFNDRFDTPIVKPMLGDSAGVFGAAFLTEN, from the coding sequence ATGCGTAAGCAGCTGTGGGGAATTGATTTGGGAGGTACAAAAGTGGAAGGGGCGATTATGACTTCTTCCAGCAGTAAAGAGACTATCTTTCGCGACCGTGTACCAACGGAAGCTAACCTTGGTTATGAGCATGTGCTTCATCAAATAGGCAAACTGGTCGACATGATGGAGAAATCAGTCGGCTACCGCCCTGACTCAATTGGCATTGGAACCCCGGGCACCATGGATCCGCATACCGGCTTGTTTAAAAACAGCAATTCAACAGTGTTGAATTTTAAGCCGTTGAAGCAAGACCTGGAGTCCTTGCTAAAGATGAAAGTGATTACAGCCAATGATGCCAATTGCTTTGCTTTGGCTGAAACCAGACTTGGTGTTGTGCAGGAAAGATTTCCAAATGCCGAGGTGGTTTTCGGTGTGATCATGGGAACCGGGTGTGGCGGTGGTATTGTGGTTAATAATAAGGTTATCAACGGCTTACAAGGAATAGCGGGCGAGTGGGGACATAATTTTCTCGATGAGTCGGGCGGCCAGTGCTACTGTGGAAAGATTGGATGTGTGGAAAACATTATTGCTGGTCCTGCTCTGGAACGTTTTTATCACCAGCAAAGCGGACAGGTTTTGAAGTTGAAGGATATTTATGACCGGTACCAGGAAGGCCGCGATCCCAAAGCTATACAGACTATAAACCGGTTGCACGAAATGTTTGGTAAAGCCTTGAGTGTAGTGATCAATATTCTTGATCCGGATGTTATTGTAATAGGAGGAGGTGTTGGTAACATTCCAACATTATATGACAAAGGTATTGAACACTTGAAAAAATATGTATTCAACGACCGGTTTGATACACCAATTGTAAAACCCATGTTAGGTGACAGTGCAGGTGTATTCGGTGCTGCATTTCTTACAGAAAATTAA
- the treF gene encoding alpha,alpha-trehalase TreF: MKRSPVYVILLLLVISCQKKEAVVQDFYASDLFRDVQLAAVFPDSKTFVDCVPRKPLSEIQDEYAVERNEPDFDLKAFVLEHFDTPVSPTTNFQADTSRSVEEHIMALWPVLTRQPDDNKPGSSLITLPQSYIVPGGRFSEIYYWDSYFTILGLKASGRTDMVEAMANNFAYLIDSIGFIPNGNRQYYLSRSQPPYFSLIVGVAVDGNDEKLLNYLPALQREYDFWMKGKNELKNAGDASLRVVKLDDEVVLNRYWDNDPRPRPEAFKEDVHLQQQSGRDAEDLYRNLRAACESGWDFSARWFEPGQGLESIRTTELIPVDLNCLLYYHEFMLQRAYALKGDVEKVNLYAKLAERRKAAILKYMWNDEAGYFFDYHFPTQTQSIIPTLAGSFPLYFFVADQEQAIAVEQKLQSEFLGPGGLRTTLNESKQQWDAPNGWAPLQWIAYRGLKNYTQVSTADTVRSRWLSVNTRVYKATGKMMEKYNVSDITLYAGGGEYPNQDGFGWTNGVYMAMTKDQDWTFFGLQK; this comes from the coding sequence ATGAAGCGTTCTCCAGTTTATGTTATCCTTCTTCTACTGGTAATTTCTTGCCAGAAGAAAGAGGCTGTAGTTCAGGATTTTTATGCTTCCGATTTGTTTCGGGATGTGCAGTTGGCGGCTGTTTTCCCTGATTCTAAAACCTTTGTGGATTGTGTTCCCAGAAAACCGCTGTCTGAAATTCAAGATGAGTATGCTGTTGAAAGAAATGAACCAGACTTTGATCTGAAAGCCTTTGTACTGGAACATTTTGATACCCCCGTTTCGCCAACAACCAACTTTCAGGCGGATACTTCACGTTCGGTTGAAGAACACATCATGGCACTTTGGCCAGTGCTTACCCGCCAGCCTGATGACAATAAACCTGGATCTTCATTGATCACGCTCCCACAATCCTACATTGTGCCGGGCGGCCGATTTTCTGAAATTTATTATTGGGATAGTTACTTCACCATTCTTGGGTTAAAAGCTTCCGGTAGAACGGACATGGTTGAAGCCATGGCCAATAACTTTGCCTATCTCATCGATTCAATCGGTTTTATTCCCAATGGAAACCGACAGTACTATCTGAGCCGTTCACAACCTCCGTACTTTTCCTTGATTGTAGGTGTGGCCGTGGATGGAAACGATGAGAAGTTACTCAACTACCTACCTGCACTTCAACGTGAATACGATTTCTGGATGAAGGGAAAAAACGAGTTGAAAAATGCTGGTGATGCATCCTTACGTGTTGTTAAGCTTGATGATGAAGTTGTGCTTAACCGATACTGGGACAACGATCCGCGTCCCCGGCCAGAAGCGTTTAAAGAAGATGTACACCTGCAACAACAATCCGGTCGTGATGCAGAGGATCTGTACAGAAACCTGCGTGCTGCGTGCGAATCAGGTTGGGATTTCAGTGCCCGATGGTTTGAGCCTGGACAAGGATTGGAGAGTATCCGCACCACTGAACTGATTCCGGTCGATTTGAACTGCTTGTTGTACTACCATGAATTTATGTTGCAGCGTGCCTATGCGTTGAAGGGTGATGTCGAAAAAGTTAACTTGTACGCAAAGCTTGCTGAAAGACGAAAAGCCGCCATCTTGAAATATATGTGGAATGATGAGGCAGGTTATTTCTTTGATTATCATTTTCCTACACAAACCCAATCAATCATTCCAACATTGGCCGGAAGTTTTCCGTTGTATTTTTTCGTGGCTGATCAGGAACAGGCAATTGCCGTGGAGCAAAAACTTCAGTCTGAATTTCTTGGCCCGGGCGGGTTGCGTACAACATTGAATGAAAGCAAACAGCAATGGGATGCACCCAATGGTTGGGCTCCCTTGCAGTGGATTGCTTATAGAGGCTTAAAGAATTATACCCAGGTATCAACAGCAGATACTGTTCGCTCCCGGTGGCTGTCAGTTAATACGCGGGTGTATAAGGCCACTGGTAAGATGATGGAGAAGTACAATGTGTCTGATATTACGCTGTATGCCGGTGGTGGAGAATATCCGAATCAGGATGGCTTTGGCTGGACAAACGGTGTATACATGGCCATGACAAAAGATCAGGATTGGACATTTTTTGGATTGCAGAAATAA
- a CDS encoding vanadium-dependent haloperoxidase, which translates to MKRFIVFISIVGIVLSCGKKDDVAFDPGEVDPGHLHRTMKKITDIIVHDIFSPPVASRIYVYSSIAAYEAAVPGNPNFVSLAGQLHGLEELPKPDSAKQYCFELASVHALAIVGKALIFSEADMQAFHDQTLEEFKKSGMPKVMYENSIAYGSAVANHILEWSGKDNYKQTRTFEKYTVPLNDPGKWKPTPPAYMDGIEPSWNKIRTFVIDSASQFVPEPPTPFSTDVNSQFYKEALEVYEAVKSTNAEYEEIANFWDCNPFKMNVRGHVMFATKKISPGGHWINITNLSCKLANRDFFETAEAYAMVSIALADGFIVCWDEKYRSKLVRPETFINQYIDEDWLPLLQTPPFPEHTSGHSVISTSAADVLTALFGDNFHFVDSTELEFGLPARTFSSFKQASDEAAISRLYGGIHYRPAIDEGVKQGHQVGDWVLTHVRTRKDQLAWKDKP; encoded by the coding sequence ATGAAAAGGTTCATCGTATTCATCAGCATTGTTGGTATAGTACTCTCCTGTGGAAAGAAGGATGATGTGGCGTTTGATCCGGGAGAGGTTGATCCCGGCCATCTGCATCGAACGATGAAGAAGATTACAGACATCATCGTGCATGATATCTTTTCTCCGCCTGTGGCCAGTCGTATTTATGTGTATTCAAGTATTGCAGCTTATGAAGCAGCTGTGCCGGGCAATCCAAATTTTGTTAGCCTGGCCGGACAGCTACACGGTCTTGAAGAGCTACCCAAACCCGATTCAGCAAAGCAGTATTGTTTTGAATTAGCATCTGTGCATGCGTTGGCGATTGTTGGAAAGGCACTGATTTTTTCTGAAGCAGATATGCAGGCTTTTCATGATCAAACGTTGGAAGAATTTAAGAAGTCAGGAATGCCAAAGGTCATGTATGAGAATTCCATAGCCTATGGCTCAGCAGTAGCTAACCATATATTGGAATGGTCTGGAAAGGATAATTATAAACAAACACGGACATTTGAAAAGTATACGGTTCCCTTGAACGATCCGGGAAAATGGAAGCCAACACCACCGGCTTACATGGATGGTATTGAGCCGAGTTGGAATAAAATCAGAACGTTTGTTATTGATTCTGCGAGCCAGTTTGTACCAGAGCCCCCCACGCCATTCAGCACCGATGTTAATAGTCAGTTTTACAAGGAGGCACTCGAAGTTTACGAAGCAGTAAAGAGCACCAATGCTGAATATGAGGAGATCGCCAACTTCTGGGATTGCAATCCATTTAAAATGAATGTGCGTGGTCATGTTATGTTTGCCACCAAGAAGATTTCACCTGGCGGCCATTGGATCAACATCACCAATTTAAGTTGTAAGCTAGCCAACCGGGATTTTTTTGAAACAGCAGAGGCATATGCTATGGTTTCCATTGCGTTAGCCGATGGCTTTATAGTATGCTGGGATGAAAAGTACCGAAGTAAATTGGTTCGTCCTGAAACGTTTATCAATCAGTATATCGATGAAGATTGGTTGCCCTTATTACAAACCCCACCATTCCCGGAGCACACCAGCGGCCATAGCGTAATTTCAACTTCGGCAGCGGATGTATTGACTGCTTTGTTTGGTGATAATTTTCATTTTGTTGATTCTACCGAGTTGGAGTTTGGGCTACCAGCCAGAACGTTCTCCTCCTTTAAACAAGCATCAGACGAAGCTGCAATCAGCCGGTTATATGGTGGCATCCATTACCGGCCAGCCATTGATGAAGGTGTGAAGCAGGGGCATCAGGTTGGCGATTGGGTTTTAACCCATGTTCGTACGCGTAAGGATCAACTCGCCTGGAAGGACAAGCCTTAA
- a CDS encoding glycoside hydrolase family 65 protein, with the protein MQKLVLAIILTFWVVSPLFSQSNAWHVSATNINPSNYYGVTVANGMVGIVSSPEPLRVKDVVLNGVYDNYQRGRVSNILKSFNHVNMNLDVDGQRINGRTISNYQQTLDMKKAALITTFDVGDKVSVRHTLMALRHLPYTSLSIVTISAKKDVKITPMSVIEAPDHLADVRNYFSEIDRPHVKIPLLTSVAKSPSGKHTVAASNSFIFSEPHGQEPQLIHEDWDYNMHLAKFHRNMKAGEIYTFSIVSSAVSTAHYADPHNEAERLSVYAMLEGTERLLTRHEAEWEKLWKSDIVIDGDEQAQRDVRFALYHLYAFSREGTAYSLSPMGLSGLGYNGHVFWDTELWMYPPLLVMQPEIARSLLEYRFERLEAAKQNAFSHGYKGAMFPWESSADGTEDTPVWALTGPFQHHITGCIGWAFWKYYQVTKDKTFLAERAYPVLKEVADFWASRIERKGPGQYEINNVIGANEWQENIDNNAFTNGMAITVLKYATQAATLLGIKPDPDWMHVANNIPILKFPDGVTRENATYDGVMIKQADVNLLAFPLDVITTKDQIEKDLKYYEPRMAPDGPAMGNSVLATLYARLGNPQKAHELFVRSYKSNEVPPFGVLAETAGGTNPYFATGAGGMLQAIVFGFGGLNISDQGVTQIKTKLPSSWRSLEIRGVGVNRQNYVVK; encoded by the coding sequence ATGCAAAAGCTTGTTCTTGCAATCATACTTACATTCTGGGTAGTCTCTCCATTATTTTCACAATCTAATGCCTGGCATGTATCGGCTACCAACATCAACCCCTCTAACTACTATGGCGTTACCGTAGCCAACGGCATGGTCGGTATAGTGTCTTCGCCAGAACCGTTGCGCGTGAAAGATGTGGTGTTGAATGGTGTGTATGATAACTATCAACGCGGTCGTGTTTCTAATATTCTAAAGTCTTTCAATCATGTTAACATGAATTTGGATGTGGATGGACAACGGATCAACGGACGTACTATAAGCAACTATCAACAGACCCTCGACATGAAAAAGGCAGCCTTGATAACTACCTTTGATGTGGGCGATAAGGTTTCAGTACGACACACGTTAATGGCACTTCGTCATTTACCCTATACCTCGTTAAGTATCGTTACGATTTCCGCGAAGAAGGATGTTAAAATCACCCCAATGAGCGTGATCGAGGCACCCGATCACCTGGCGGACGTGAGAAACTATTTTAGTGAAATTGACAGGCCGCATGTTAAGATTCCCTTACTAACCTCAGTGGCAAAAAGTCCATCGGGCAAGCATACGGTAGCAGCCAGTAACAGCTTTATTTTTTCAGAACCACATGGTCAGGAGCCACAATTAATTCATGAAGATTGGGATTACAACATGCACCTGGCCAAATTCCACAGGAATATGAAAGCAGGAGAGATCTACACCTTTAGTATCGTTTCTTCGGCTGTTTCAACCGCACATTATGCCGATCCGCATAACGAAGCTGAACGGTTAAGTGTATACGCCATGCTGGAAGGCACGGAACGTTTGCTTACGCGACATGAAGCGGAATGGGAAAAGTTATGGAAGAGTGATATTGTAATTGATGGTGACGAACAAGCGCAACGTGATGTTCGGTTTGCGCTGTATCATCTTTATGCATTTTCGCGTGAGGGCACAGCCTACTCGCTTTCACCTATGGGGTTAAGCGGATTGGGCTATAACGGTCATGTGTTTTGGGATACAGAATTGTGGATGTATCCACCCTTGCTGGTGATGCAACCCGAGATTGCGCGTTCGCTATTGGAATATCGATTTGAACGCCTTGAGGCGGCTAAGCAAAATGCTTTTTCTCACGGTTACAAAGGCGCCATGTTCCCATGGGAATCATCGGCTGATGGTACAGAGGACACTCCAGTATGGGCACTTACCGGTCCATTTCAACATCATATTACTGGTTGCATCGGTTGGGCTTTTTGGAAGTATTACCAGGTAACAAAAGATAAAACTTTCCTTGCTGAACGTGCCTACCCTGTATTAAAAGAAGTGGCTGACTTTTGGGCTAGCCGGATAGAGCGCAAAGGTCCAGGACAATATGAAATCAATAACGTAATCGGTGCGAATGAATGGCAAGAGAATATCGACAACAATGCGTTTACCAACGGCATGGCCATAACGGTTTTGAAATACGCCACCCAGGCAGCAACCTTGTTGGGCATTAAGCCCGATCCGGATTGGATGCACGTGGCCAATAACATTCCGATACTCAAGTTCCCCGATGGTGTAACCAGGGAGAATGCCACCTATGATGGGGTTATGATTAAGCAAGCGGATGTGAACTTGCTGGCGTTTCCGCTGGATGTAATTACTACGAAAGACCAAATTGAAAAAGACCTGAAGTATTACGAACCTCGTATGGCGCCCGATGGGCCTGCTATGGGCAATTCAGTTTTGGCCACGCTTTATGCCCGTTTGGGAAATCCACAAAAGGCACATGAGTTATTTGTTAGATCATACAAATCCAATGAAGTTCCGCCTTTTGGCGTGCTGGCTGAAACGGCCGGTGGCACTAATCCATACTTTGCCACCGGAGCTGGAGGGATGTTGCAGGCCATTGTGTTCGGATTTGGCGGTTTGAATATTTCCGATCAGGGTGTTACCCAGATAAAAACCAAATTGCCGTCATCGTGGCGTTCATTGGAGATTAGAGGTGTAGGAGTAAATCGTCAGAACTACGTGGTGAAATGA
- a CDS encoding VCBS repeat-containing protein, whose amino-acid sequence MSKKSIPIFFLAVILSEVLVSCKFKESSLPAAFTKISPSYSGVSFSNQLIETDDFNVIEYLYFYNGGGVAVGDINNDGLPDIYFTSNQSSNKLYLNRGGFRFEDITDKAGVKGIGNWSTGVTMVDVNGDGLLDIYLCAVGGYKGFTGQNQLLINNGDLTFSDQTEQYGLSFQGFSTHAVFFDADNDGDLDLYLLNHSVHTSRSYGKSSLRFQHDTKAGDRFYLNNLIPTGKIGFTEASKQAGILTSQIGYGLGVGISDLNNDGYADIYVANDFHENDYLYINNCNGTFRLDTDISLPHTSRFSMGLDIGDVNLDGWFDIITLDMLPRDEAVLKSSAGEDPYEIVQFKLNFGYGYQVSRNTLQLNQGLQHNGQLVFSDIAPLMGVEATDWSWSPLFADFDSDGYLDLFVANGIVKRPNDLDYINYISLDSVQLNFSDAQLISEMPSGKVSNYFFRNDLGDSFENVTSKWIGADDSFSTGAAYADLDNDGDLDLIINNVNDVATLLRNDIVSQNYIHVKFDGNEANRHGIGAKVMAYVGGKKIIRELQSSRGWQSSVEPKLHLGLGSASIIDSLIVVWPGGNYQKLFNVTTNQSLTLHESNASPGWNYGLKKQKVFLKQDSVLDFTHRENPFVAFERERLLPSAATTQGPGLAVGDVTGDGLDDVFICGASGQASKLYIQTESGRFNSVHESLFAPSATAEDVDAHFVDVNNDGGLDILVVSGGQEWLEDTEYLKPRLYLNDGSGSFRLDPDAFPEIYIHGSCIEAYDFDKDGNVDLFIGGRIEAGKYGVSPRSYLLRNDGRGKFIDVSQVALPKSKLGMITDACWHDVNADGLVDLIIVGEWMPITILQQTKAGKFEDMTEKFGLANSQGWWNTIFKRDLNKDGSFEFLVGNAGLNSRLKASVDKPVELFVADIDGNGSLDPVLTYYNDEERYPFISRDNLIKQVPSLKKKFIKYSDFKNVRIEDILEADNPIVIHKKAELFESVMLSFGDQRAVIASLPIQAQSFPIFSFCDFDIDKDGDLDILIGGNLYAVHPDIGRFDAGHGLTLLGDGELGFKAFPISQSGFYVPGEVRRISRIRLADNKEGIIVGRNNNSILIFK is encoded by the coding sequence ATGAGTAAGAAAAGTATTCCGATATTTTTTCTGGCGGTAATATTATCCGAAGTACTTGTTTCGTGTAAATTTAAGGAAAGTTCATTGCCCGCAGCTTTTACTAAGATTTCACCATCGTATTCTGGAGTTAGTTTTTCAAATCAACTTATTGAAACCGATGATTTTAATGTTATAGAGTATTTATACTTTTATAATGGCGGAGGGGTTGCGGTTGGTGATATTAACAATGATGGATTACCAGATATTTATTTCACATCAAATCAAAGCAGCAATAAGTTATATCTAAATCGTGGAGGTTTCCGATTTGAGGATATTACAGATAAAGCTGGGGTAAAAGGGATAGGGAATTGGTCAACCGGTGTGACAATGGTTGATGTGAATGGCGATGGATTGTTGGATATTTATCTTTGTGCGGTGGGCGGATATAAAGGATTTACTGGGCAGAATCAACTACTTATCAATAACGGTGATCTTACGTTTAGTGATCAGACTGAACAGTATGGACTTTCTTTTCAAGGATTTTCAACCCATGCGGTTTTTTTTGATGCAGACAATGATGGTGACCTTGATTTATACCTCTTAAATCATTCTGTGCATACAAGTCGCTCATATGGTAAATCTTCCTTGAGGTTTCAACATGATACTAAGGCGGGGGATAGATTCTATTTGAACAATTTAATCCCAACCGGGAAAATAGGATTTACTGAAGCTAGTAAGCAAGCGGGTATTTTAACTAGCCAAATCGGTTACGGGCTAGGTGTTGGTATTTCAGATTTGAATAATGATGGATATGCCGATATATATGTCGCCAACGATTTTCATGAAAATGATTATTTATATATAAATAATTGCAATGGTACATTCAGATTGGATACTGATATCAGTCTTCCACATACCAGCAGGTTTTCTATGGGACTTGATATCGGAGATGTTAATTTGGATGGCTGGTTTGATATCATTACACTCGACATGTTGCCTCGTGATGAGGCCGTACTGAAATCGTCTGCAGGAGAGGATCCGTATGAGATAGTACAATTCAAGCTTAATTTTGGATATGGCTACCAGGTTTCGAGAAATACCTTGCAACTTAATCAAGGGCTTCAGCATAACGGTCAATTAGTATTTAGTGATATAGCGCCTTTGATGGGAGTAGAAGCAACAGACTGGAGTTGGTCGCCCCTTTTTGCAGATTTTGATAGTGATGGTTATCTTGACTTATTTGTAGCAAATGGCATAGTGAAAAGACCTAATGATTTGGACTACATCAATTACATTTCATTAGACTCAGTTCAGTTAAATTTTAGCGATGCACAGCTAATAAGTGAAATGCCTTCTGGTAAGGTTTCAAATTATTTTTTTAGAAATGATTTAGGTGACAGTTTTGAGAACGTAACATCTAAATGGATTGGAGCTGATGATTCTTTCTCAACTGGAGCTGCTTATGCGGATTTAGATAATGATGGAGATTTGGATCTAATCATCAACAATGTTAATGATGTGGCTACATTGCTAAGAAACGACATCGTTTCGCAGAATTATATACACGTAAAATTTGATGGGAATGAAGCAAATCGACACGGAATCGGGGCAAAAGTCATGGCTTATGTGGGAGGGAAGAAAATTATTCGTGAACTTCAGTCATCGAGAGGTTGGCAATCTTCTGTTGAACCCAAACTCCATTTGGGGTTAGGCTCTGCTTCAATTATTGATTCTTTGATTGTAGTTTGGCCGGGAGGAAATTATCAAAAACTCTTCAACGTCACCACAAATCAATCGTTGACACTACATGAAAGTAATGCATCCCCTGGTTGGAATTATGGGTTAAAGAAACAAAAGGTATTTCTGAAGCAAGATTCAGTACTGGATTTTACTCACCGGGAGAACCCATTTGTTGCCTTTGAACGTGAACGGTTGTTGCCCAGTGCTGCAACAACACAAGGCCCTGGACTTGCTGTAGGTGATGTAACGGGTGATGGATTAGATGATGTGTTTATTTGCGGAGCATCAGGTCAGGCCAGTAAATTATATATCCAAACGGAATCGGGTAGGTTTAACTCTGTGCATGAAAGTCTCTTTGCTCCATCAGCAACAGCCGAAGATGTTGATGCACACTTTGTTGATGTAAATAATGATGGAGGATTAGATATACTTGTTGTAAGTGGAGGTCAGGAGTGGTTAGAAGATACAGAATACCTAAAGCCCAGGCTATATCTGAATGATGGATCAGGTTCCTTCCGATTGGATCCTGATGCGTTTCCAGAGATATATATTCACGGATCTTGTATTGAAGCCTATGATTTTGACAAAGATGGTAATGTGGATTTATTCATAGGAGGAAGAATTGAGGCGGGTAAATATGGGGTGTCTCCAAGGAGCTATCTTCTAAGGAATGATGGAAGGGGAAAGTTTATAGATGTATCCCAAGTTGCATTGCCGAAATCGAAATTGGGAATGATTACTGATGCCTGCTGGCATGATGTAAATGCCGATGGATTAGTTGATTTAATCATTGTTGGGGAATGGATGCCAATTACTATCCTCCAACAAACCAAAGCGGGAAAATTTGAGGATATGACCGAAAAATTCGGCCTTGCTAATTCCCAGGGTTGGTGGAATACAATTTTTAAGCGCGATTTGAACAAAGATGGGAGTTTTGAATTTTTGGTAGGGAATGCTGGCTTAAATTCAAGACTTAAAGCCTCTGTTGACAAACCTGTTGAATTATTTGTGGCAGATATTGATGGTAATGGAAGTCTTGATCCTGTACTTACATACTACAATGATGAAGAACGCTATCCTTTTATCTCTCGTGATAATTTGATTAAGCAAGTTCCTTCTTTAAAGAAGAAATTTATTAAATATTCTGACTTTAAGAATGTAAGAATAGAGGATATATTGGAGGCCGACAACCCGATTGTAATTCACAAAAAAGCGGAATTATTTGAATCCGTAATGCTATCATTTGGAGATCAACGAGCAGTTATTGCCTCCTTGCCTATTCAAGCGCAATCTTTTCCAATATTTTCTTTTTGCGATTTTGATATTGATAAAGATGGTGATTTGGATATTCTTATCGGGGGTAATTTGTATGCAGTTCATCCAGATATTGGAAGATTTGATGCCGGACATGGTCTAACATTATTGGGTGATGGGGAGTTGGGGTTCAAAGCATTTCCAATTTCGCAATCAGGTTTCTATGTACCTGGGGAGGTTAGAAGGATAAGTAGGATAAGATTGGCAGATAATAAGGAAGGAATTATTGTAGGTAGAAATAATAATTCAATTTTAATATTTAAATAA